A genomic segment from Nitrospira sp. MA-1 encodes:
- a CDS encoding restriction endonuclease subunit S — MKEDNNSQLSIINSPLIPPGYKQTEVGVIPEEWHTEAVANLVEPTAPICYGVVQVGQHTESGVPIVAIKFVKEIAHAPLHRTATSLEQPYARSRPRGGDVLISIKGTIGRVGIVPNGFKGNISRELARLRIGEDTSAEYIAHQLEAEATQERIMRSVVGTTRLEFSIATLRKFPLPLPPTKEEQKAIAEALSDADALIESLEQLLTKKRHLKQGAMQELLTGKKRLPGFEIKPGYKQTEVGVIPEDWNVTKLAATCSMKSGEGITSPSIDQFSEYPCFGGNGLRGFTTRFTHDGHYALIGRVGALCGNVLGVEGKFFASEHAIVVTASARTDTRWLTFVLGEMQLNHYSESSAQPVLTVSKLLKLEVAHPPTKAEQEAIAAILSDMDAEIAALETKLTKTRQLKQGMMQELLTGRIRLINEKRDDED, encoded by the coding sequence ATGAAAGAGGATAATAATTCTCAACTTTCCATTATCAATTCTCCATTAATCCCGCCCGGCTACAAGCAGACCGAGGTGGGAGTGATTCCGGAGGAATGGCATACGGAAGCGGTTGCTAACTTAGTGGAGCCGACAGCACCGATTTGTTACGGCGTCGTCCAAGTAGGACAGCACACAGAAAGCGGCGTTCCGATTGTGGCGATTAAATTTGTGAAGGAGATTGCGCATGCGCCACTCCATCGAACCGCCACCAGCCTCGAACAACCTTACGCGAGGAGCAGACCAAGAGGTGGAGACGTTCTTATCTCAATCAAAGGAACAATTGGGCGAGTCGGCATTGTTCCAAACGGATTTAAGGGAAACATCAGTCGCGAATTGGCGAGGTTGCGAATCGGCGAAGATACGAGCGCTGAATACATCGCCCATCAGCTTGAGGCAGAAGCCACTCAAGAAAGGATTATGCGGTCCGTAGTGGGAACCACGCGACTCGAATTCTCGATCGCGACTCTCCGCAAGTTTCCCCTTCCACTTCCCCCCACCAAAGAGGAACAAAAAGCCATCGCCGAGGCGTTGAGCGATGCGGATGCCCTCATCGAATCCCTGGAGCAACTCCTCACCAAAAAACGCCACCTCAAACAAGGCGCCATGCAGGAACTCCTCACCGGCAAAAAGCGCCTGCCGGGCTTTGAAATCAAACCAGGCTACAAGCAAACCGAGGTGGGGGTGATTCCGGAAGATTGGAATGTCACAAAACTCGCAGCAACCTGCTCCATGAAAAGTGGTGAGGGAATAACGAGCCCAAGCATAGATCAGTTCTCCGAGTACCCTTGTTTCGGTGGCAATGGTCTGCGAGGTTTTACTACGCGCTTCACGCACGACGGACACTATGCGCTGATCGGACGTGTTGGGGCGCTGTGCGGAAATGTATTGGGCGTAGAAGGAAAGTTTTTCGCATCGGAGCACGCAATTGTTGTGACGGCCTCCGCACGAACGGACACCCGTTGGCTTACCTTCGTGTTGGGGGAAATGCAACTCAACCACTATTCCGAATCATCTGCGCAGCCTGTTCTAACTGTCTCGAAACTTCTGAAGCTCGAGGTGGCCCACCCGCCAACCAAAGCCGAACAAGAAGCCATCGCCGCCATCCTGAGCGATATGGACGCCGAAATCGCCGCGCTGGAAACCAAGCTAACCAAAACACGCCAGCTCAAACAGGGCATGATGCAGGAACTCCTCACCGGAAGAATTCGTCTAATCAATGAGAAAAGAGATGACGAAGACTGA
- a CDS encoding type I restriction-modification system subunit M produces the protein MALKKSELYSSIWQSCDELRGGMDASQYKDYVLVLLFIKYVSDKYAGIPYAPIAIPEGASFKDMVALKGKSDIGDQINKKIIAPLANANKLSDMPDFNSAEKLGSGKEMVERLTNLIAIFENKALDFSKNRAEGDDILGDAYEYLMRHFATQSGKSKGQFYTPAEVSRIIAQIIGIHEAKTTSATTVYDPTCGSGSLLLKVGDEAGTTVTLYGQEKDAATSGLARMNMILHNNPTALIAQGNTLADPKFMDGGDTLKTFDYVVANPPFSDKRWSTGIDPLNDPFERFQPFGTPPGKQGDYAYLLHIVRSLRSTGKGACILPHGVLFRGNAEADIRKNLIRKGYLKGIIGLPANLFFGTGIPACIVVVDKQDAHARKGVFMIDASAGFMKDGPKNRLRSQDIHKIVDVFNKRLEVPKYARMVSFEEIEKNEFNLNLPRYIDSQEPEDLQDIEGHLNGGIPNHDIEAMEKYWSICPNLKAALFQPLRPNYSQLSIIPSQLRSTIYEHPEFATFITGMNAHFAAWRDKSAKTLKALKAGCHPKEVIVGLSEDLLAHYTGKPLISHYDVYQHLMDYWAETMQDDCYFIAADGWKTETTRIIEKDKKGKEKDKGWTCDLIPKTLIVARYFAKEQEAIDQLTVELESVTAQITELEEEHGGEDGAFSELEKVNKASVVARLKELKMENGELKTKEKGAEHSPFSILNSQLADGEGDILNEWLDLNSRETELKRKIKEAEAALDAKAYAQYPKLTEAEIQTLVVDDKWLAALDRDIHGEMDRISQALTQRVKELAERYEIPMPQQVRTVAELEDKVNRHLAKMGFSLNGELKVVNGK, from the coding sequence ATGGCCCTCAAAAAATCCGAACTTTACTCCTCGATCTGGCAAAGCTGCGATGAACTTCGCGGCGGCATGGATGCCAGCCAATATAAGGATTACGTCCTCGTCCTCCTGTTCATCAAGTATGTCAGCGACAAATACGCCGGCATCCCCTATGCCCCCATCGCCATCCCCGAAGGCGCATCCTTCAAGGACATGGTCGCCCTCAAGGGCAAATCCGACATCGGCGACCAGATCAACAAGAAGATCATCGCCCCACTGGCCAATGCCAACAAGCTGTCCGACATGCCGGACTTCAATAGCGCGGAAAAACTCGGCAGCGGCAAGGAGATGGTGGAGCGGCTCACCAACCTCATCGCCATCTTCGAAAACAAGGCACTCGATTTCTCAAAGAACCGCGCCGAGGGCGACGACATTCTGGGCGATGCCTATGAATACCTCATGCGCCACTTCGCCACGCAGAGTGGCAAGAGCAAAGGGCAGTTTTACACTCCGGCTGAAGTCAGCCGCATCATCGCGCAGATCATCGGCATCCATGAGGCCAAGACGACCAGCGCCACCACCGTCTATGACCCCACCTGCGGTTCAGGCTCGCTGCTCCTGAAGGTGGGCGACGAAGCCGGTACGACCGTCACGCTCTACGGCCAGGAAAAGGACGCCGCCACCAGCGGCCTTGCCCGGATGAACATGATCCTGCACAACAACCCCACGGCGCTCATCGCGCAGGGCAACACGCTGGCCGATCCCAAGTTTATGGACGGCGGCGATACGCTCAAGACCTTCGACTATGTCGTCGCCAATCCGCCGTTTTCCGACAAGCGCTGGAGCACCGGCATCGACCCGCTCAACGACCCCTTCGAGCGCTTCCAGCCCTTCGGCACACCACCCGGCAAGCAGGGGGACTATGCCTACCTGCTGCATATCGTCCGCTCGCTAAGAAGCACGGGTAAAGGCGCATGCATTCTGCCCCATGGCGTCCTGTTCCGCGGCAACGCCGAGGCCGACATTCGCAAGAACCTCATCCGCAAGGGCTACCTCAAGGGCATCATCGGCCTGCCTGCCAACCTCTTCTTCGGCACCGGCATCCCCGCATGCATCGTCGTCGTCGACAAACAGGACGCCCATGCTCGCAAAGGCGTCTTTATGATTGACGCCAGCGCAGGCTTCATGAAGGACGGCCCAAAAAACCGCCTCCGCTCTCAAGACATCCATAAGATTGTGGATGTCTTCAACAAGCGCCTCGAGGTCCCCAAATACGCCCGCATGGTCTCCTTTGAGGAAATCGAAAAAAACGAATTCAACCTCAACCTCCCACGCTACATTGATAGCCAAGAGCCGGAAGACCTCCAGGACATCGAAGGCCACCTGAACGGCGGCATCCCCAACCATGACATCGAGGCAATGGAAAAGTATTGGTCCATCTGCCCCAACCTCAAAGCCGCCCTCTTCCAACCCCTCCGCCCCAATTATTCTCAATTATCCATTATCCCTTCTCAATTGAGGTCCACGATTTATGAGCACCCGGAGTTCGCCACCTTTATCACCGGCATGAACGCCCACTTCGCCGCGTGGCGGGACAAAAGCGCCAAGACGCTGAAGGCGTTGAAGGCTGGCTGCCATCCGAAGGAAGTCATCGTCGGCCTCTCCGAAGACCTGCTTGCCCACTACACCGGCAAACCCCTCATCAGCCACTACGACGTCTATCAACATCTCATGGACTATTGGGCCGAGACGATGCAGGACGACTGCTACTTCATTGCCGCCGACGGCTGGAAGACCGAAACCACTCGCATCATCGAGAAGGATAAGAAAGGCAAGGAGAAGGACAAGGGCTGGACCTGCGACCTCATCCCCAAGACCCTCATCGTCGCCCGCTACTTCGCCAAGGAACAGGAAGCCATTGACCAGCTCACGGTCGAACTGGAAAGCGTCACGGCGCAAATTACCGAGCTGGAAGAAGAACACGGTGGCGAGGACGGCGCCTTCTCCGAGCTGGAAAAGGTGAATAAGGCGTCAGTCGTGGCGCGACTGAAGGAATTGAAAATGGAGAATGGAGAATTGAAAACGAAAGAGAAAGGTGCGGAGCATTCTCCATTTTCAATTCTCAACTCTCAATTAGCCGACGGCGAAGGCGACATTCTCAACGAATGGCTTGATCTCAACAGCCGCGAGACGGAACTCAAACGAAAGATCAAGGAGGCTGAGGCCGCGCTGGATGCCAAGGCCTACGCCCAATATCCCAAGCTCACCGAGGCCGAGATCCAGACGCTGGTGGTGGATGACAAATGGCTCGCCGCGCTGGACCGCGACATCCATGGTGAGATGGATCGCATCAGCCAGGCCCTTACCCAGCGGGTCAAGGAATTGGCCGAACGCTACGAAATCCCCATGCCGCAGCAGGTCCGCACGGTCGCCGAACTTGAGGACAAAGTGAACCGCCATTTAGCGAAAATGGGATTTTCGCTGAATGGAGAGTTGAAAGTGGTGAATGGAAAATGA
- a CDS encoding type II toxin-antitoxin system MqsA family antitoxin, translating to MTRQHLPSQCPLCGGTKKPGTTTFTAELEFGVVVVRRVPALRCSMCGADWIQDDIAARLEVIVNEAKQKRLQVEVTTLA from the coding sequence TTGACCCGACAACACCTACCATCTCAATGTCCACTCTGTGGTGGCACAAAAAAGCCCGGGACGACCACCTTTACAGCCGAGTTAGAGTTTGGCGTTGTCGTGGTCCGAAGGGTGCCGGCTTTACGCTGTTCAATGTGTGGTGCCGACTGGATTCAAGATGATATTGCGGCCCGTTTAGAAGTGATTGTCAATGAGGCCAAACAAAAGCGGCTGCAAGTCGAAGTCACCACCCTCGCGTGA
- a CDS encoding AAA family ATPase has translation MTKTDVQTDIVQWLHSQPDWLQEAAEQLLEHGELHDKTIRRLSERLKILDAQEKTTHRAFPGLATEPSSSCALRLGSIGDVRGIENLSPHKPLDFGLGNLTVIYGPNGSGKSSYTRILKKACGKPRAIDLKPNVFQEPPPLRQCEITFTPNGISPPIKWVANSSPIPGLEQVDIFDGDAAGFYLSEESEVSYSPPEVALFEELAQTVDKIKALLQSEQDQLVNKQPILPPEYTKTPAGETYQALKPGQTEASLKNILEWSECDQATLDQLAERLKSEDPGSLAKQKRARKKQLDQIATELSIASSAVSKQAFIQLQELRKTAEDHRRRAIEAAKANTASGKLEGIGTDTWIALWEAAKVYSTGQAYPGQEFPYTGDDARCVLCHQPLDVEAKQRMMEFEAFVQGKIEADARVAEETYLKAIESLPSRPSEEEIRTSCQAAWLKEEDWLDKLKGFWQGIQVVCNNYKKSESSDAIDALAAATELVDVLSTMSQALEAEAVQHETDARLFDREKALNQKVELEAKRFTSQQATAIRDEIDRLGKFSTFEEWKKRANSREISLKAGDISEKTITKAYVERFNAELRTLGAARIKVELVKTRTERGKVKHRVRLRGVTSHRETPGSVLSDGERRVVALAAFLADVSGKHHHAPFVFDDPISSLDHDFEWEVAMRLAMLAKDRQVIVFTHRLSLYGAMEDAAKKCGEEWRKEHLTQLCIEAFAGSAGHPAKEGVWNANTTKANNILVTRLDEAKKFFNAKDSESYKIHAQAICTEFRKLLERTVEDDLLNQVVKRHRRSVTTDNRITQLPKITNDDCAIIDGLMTKYSCYEHSQSQEIPTFLPDEPELRQDLEKLKNWRKSFKERSV, from the coding sequence ATGACGAAGACTGATGTGCAAACAGATATTGTTCAGTGGCTTCACTCGCAGCCGGATTGGTTGCAGGAAGCAGCCGAGCAATTGCTGGAGCATGGGGAACTCCATGATAAAACTATTAGGCGTCTCTCTGAGCGTCTGAAGATACTCGACGCTCAAGAGAAGACGACGCATCGCGCTTTCCCCGGCCTTGCAACGGAACCTTCTTCCTCATGTGCTCTCAGACTGGGTTCAATTGGAGATGTTCGCGGCATTGAAAATCTATCGCCACACAAGCCACTCGACTTCGGCTTAGGGAACCTTACCGTCATTTATGGCCCTAATGGATCTGGAAAGTCCAGCTATACACGAATCCTCAAAAAGGCTTGCGGCAAACCCCGTGCAATAGATTTAAAGCCAAATGTATTTCAAGAGCCACCCCCTCTCCGACAGTGTGAAATCACATTCACCCCGAACGGTATTAGCCCGCCGATCAAGTGGGTGGCAAACAGTTCTCCTATTCCAGGCCTTGAGCAAGTCGATATTTTTGATGGAGATGCTGCAGGTTTCTATCTCAGCGAGGAATCCGAAGTGTCGTATTCCCCTCCAGAGGTCGCCTTGTTTGAAGAACTCGCGCAGACAGTGGACAAAATCAAAGCCCTACTACAGTCAGAACAAGATCAGCTTGTTAACAAACAGCCTATCTTGCCGCCCGAATATACCAAAACACCTGCCGGTGAAACGTATCAAGCTTTAAAGCCAGGACAAACTGAAGCCAGCCTCAAAAATATTCTTGAATGGAGTGAGTGCGATCAAGCAACGCTCGATCAGCTAGCCGAACGCCTGAAGAGCGAAGATCCTGGTTCGTTGGCCAAACAGAAGCGAGCCAGAAAAAAGCAATTAGACCAAATAGCTACGGAATTAAGCATTGCTTCGTCAGCGGTTAGCAAACAGGCGTTCATACAACTGCAGGAGTTGAGAAAAACCGCAGAGGATCATCGGAGACGGGCTATTGAAGCCGCAAAAGCTAATACGGCGTCTGGCAAATTAGAGGGTATCGGTACAGATACCTGGATTGCACTCTGGGAAGCAGCCAAGGTCTATTCTACCGGTCAAGCATACCCCGGGCAGGAGTTCCCATACACTGGGGACGATGCACGGTGCGTCCTCTGCCACCAGCCGCTTGATGTCGAGGCCAAACAGAGAATGATGGAATTTGAAGCCTTTGTTCAAGGCAAAATAGAAGCCGATGCCAGGGTGGCAGAAGAGACCTATCTAAAAGCTATAGAATCGTTGCCCAGCAGGCCTTCAGAAGAAGAAATCCGCACAAGTTGCCAGGCGGCCTGGCTGAAAGAGGAAGATTGGTTGGATAAACTGAAGGGATTCTGGCAGGGCATCCAGGTCGTGTGTAATAACTACAAGAAATCGGAGTCTAGTGATGCTATCGATGCTCTTGCTGCGGCAACTGAGCTTGTGGACGTTCTAAGTACTATGTCTCAAGCACTTGAAGCAGAGGCGGTGCAACATGAGACGGATGCAAGGCTGTTCGATCGAGAGAAGGCTCTTAATCAGAAGGTTGAATTGGAGGCGAAAAGGTTTACCAGCCAACAGGCGACGGCCATTCGAGACGAGATAGATCGGCTTGGTAAATTCAGTACCTTTGAAGAATGGAAAAAACGTGCGAATTCCAGAGAAATATCATTAAAGGCCGGCGACATTTCAGAAAAGACCATCACCAAAGCCTATGTAGAGCGCTTCAATGCAGAGCTAAGAACACTTGGTGCGGCTCGAATCAAAGTTGAACTGGTCAAGACACGCACCGAACGGGGAAAAGTTAAGCATCGGGTTAGACTGCGGGGCGTGACGTCACACCGTGAAACCCCAGGCTCGGTGTTAAGCGATGGAGAACGGCGCGTGGTCGCACTCGCAGCATTTCTAGCGGACGTGTCCGGAAAACACCACCATGCTCCCTTTGTGTTTGACGATCCAATATCTTCTCTGGACCATGATTTCGAGTGGGAGGTAGCAATGCGGCTTGCCATGTTAGCCAAAGACCGCCAGGTGATTGTTTTCACACACCGCCTTTCTTTATACGGTGCCATGGAAGACGCCGCAAAGAAGTGCGGCGAGGAGTGGAGGAAAGAACATCTTACTCAGCTGTGCATCGAAGCATTTGCCGGCTCGGCTGGGCATCCCGCCAAAGAGGGCGTTTGGAATGCCAATACCACTAAGGCCAACAACATCCTTGTCACTCGCCTGGATGAGGCCAAGAAATTCTTTAACGCCAAAGATTCAGAAAGTTACAAAATCCATGCGCAGGCTATCTGTACGGAATTTCGGAAACTTCTTGAGCGCACTGTTGAAGATGATCTTT